One Kitasatospora sp. NBC_01287 DNA window includes the following coding sequences:
- a CDS encoding UvrD-helicase domain-containing protein — MITSAAEGLREREIAGEQRHLDTVYRRLEEKLAEAEYVLEDAAKRVQVGTPGALAERDAQVYRAGTHLNRLNNEFEDFLFGRIDLQQADAPEEHGIPSFTPLDPGDENVAQTLHIGRLGVLDAEYGPLVIDWRAPAAAPFYRATPLEPGRVLRRRVIRSKGRKVIGVEDDLLRPDLTPVLGGEELAVIGDGALMASLGRARSHTMRDIVSSIQKEQDEVIRAPAAGATLVTGGPGTGKTAVALHRAAFLLYQDRRRYAGGILVVSPTPLLVSYTEGVLPSLGEEGQVAIRAIGSLVDGIEAERYDSPETARIKGSARMIQLLRRAARAALEVPTGGSGAGGAPAELKVVARGEVLRLDAGRLRAVRGNVVGSGGTPLNLLRPRARRLLLDALWVEATKHLPRPADHFSREQRQEEKESFDEYVSDEAPFLDFLDAWWPALTPRQVLATLRQAKHTNRIARQVVSSEEARLLAASWRHLGRRGEGALSAHDVALIDELQLLLGEPARPKVREVDAVDLLTGLEEVTTFADRSSRRREQLPVERTEYAHVIVDEAQDLTPMQWRMIGRRSRSATWTIVGDPAQSSWPFPAEAQAALDEVLAGKPRRRHTLTVNYRNPAEIAEVAAKVLALAAPGTPSPSAVRSTGIEPRFAAVTAPEPAAFGAAARAELRHLLGEVDGTVAVVVPMERRAEAAGWIEGLGERVVALGSLEAKGLEYDATVVADPTGIAGESEAGLRVLYVALTRATQRLTVLSGPDDLPDTEGVPALLR, encoded by the coding sequence ATCATCACGAGCGCGGCCGAGGGGCTGCGCGAGCGAGAGATCGCCGGCGAGCAGCGGCACCTCGACACCGTCTACCGGCGATTGGAGGAGAAGCTCGCCGAGGCCGAGTACGTGCTGGAAGACGCCGCCAAGCGGGTCCAGGTCGGCACCCCCGGCGCGCTCGCCGAGCGGGACGCGCAGGTCTACCGGGCCGGCACGCACCTCAACCGGTTGAACAACGAGTTCGAGGACTTCCTCTTCGGCCGGATCGACCTGCAGCAGGCCGACGCCCCCGAGGAGCACGGCATCCCCTCCTTCACCCCGCTGGACCCGGGTGACGAGAACGTCGCGCAGACCCTGCACATCGGCCGGCTCGGCGTGCTCGACGCCGAGTACGGCCCGCTGGTGATCGACTGGCGGGCGCCGGCCGCCGCCCCCTTCTACCGGGCCACCCCGCTGGAGCCGGGCCGGGTGCTGCGCCGCCGGGTGATCCGCTCCAAGGGCCGCAAGGTGATCGGCGTCGAGGACGACCTGCTGCGTCCCGACCTCACCCCGGTGCTGGGTGGCGAGGAACTGGCGGTGATCGGCGACGGCGCCCTGATGGCCTCGCTCGGCCGGGCCCGCAGCCACACCATGCGCGACATCGTCTCCTCGATCCAGAAGGAGCAGGACGAGGTGATCCGGGCGCCCGCGGCCGGCGCCACCCTGGTCACCGGCGGCCCCGGCACCGGCAAGACCGCCGTGGCCCTGCACCGGGCCGCGTTCCTGCTCTACCAGGACCGCCGCCGGTACGCGGGCGGCATCCTGGTGGTCAGCCCGACCCCGCTGCTGGTCTCCTACACCGAGGGCGTGCTGCCCTCGCTCGGCGAGGAGGGCCAGGTGGCGATCCGGGCGATCGGCAGCCTGGTGGACGGCATCGAGGCCGAGCGCTACGACAGCCCCGAGACGGCGCGGATCAAGGGTTCGGCCCGGATGATCCAGCTGCTGCGCCGGGCGGCGCGGGCCGCGCTGGAGGTGCCGACCGGCGGCTCCGGCGCGGGCGGTGCGCCGGCCGAGCTGAAGGTGGTGGCGCGCGGCGAGGTGCTGCGGCTGGACGCCGGGCGGCTGCGCGCGGTGCGCGGCAACGTGGTGGGCAGCGGCGGCACCCCGCTCAACCTGCTGCGCCCCAGGGCCCGCCGGCTGCTGCTCGACGCGCTCTGGGTGGAGGCCACCAAGCACCTGCCCAGGCCCGCCGACCACTTCTCCCGCGAGCAGCGCCAGGAGGAGAAGGAGAGCTTCGACGAGTACGTCTCGGACGAGGCCCCGTTCCTCGACTTCCTGGACGCCTGGTGGCCCGCCCTGACGCCGCGTCAGGTGCTGGCCACGCTGCGCCAGGCCAAGCACACCAACCGGATCGCCCGGCAGGTGGTCAGTTCCGAGGAGGCCCGCCTGCTGGCCGCCTCCTGGCGCCACCTGGGCCGGCGCGGCGAGGGGGCGCTCTCGGCGCACGACGTGGCGCTGATCGACGAGCTGCAGCTGCTGCTCGGCGAGCCGGCCCGGCCCAAGGTGCGCGAGGTGGACGCGGTGGACCTGCTCACCGGTCTGGAGGAGGTGACCACGTTCGCCGACCGCAGTTCGCGCCGCCGCGAGCAGCTCCCGGTGGAGCGCACCGAGTACGCGCACGTGATCGTCGACGAGGCGCAGGACCTGACGCCGATGCAGTGGCGCATGATCGGCCGCCGCTCCCGCTCGGCGACCTGGACCATCGTGGGCGATCCGGCGCAGAGTTCCTGGCCCTTCCCCGCGGAGGCCCAGGCGGCGCTGGACGAGGTGCTGGCCGGCAAGCCGCGCCGCCGCCACACGCTGACCGTCAACTACCGCAACCCCGCCGAGATCGCCGAGGTGGCGGCGAAGGTGCTGGCGCTGGCCGCCCCGGGCACGCCCTCGCCCAGCGCCGTGCGCTCCACCGGCATCGAGCCGCGCTTCGCGGCCGTCACCGCTCCCGAGCCGGCCGCCTTCGGTGCCGCCGCCCGGGCCGAACTGCGCCACCTGCTCGGCGAGGTGGACGGCACGGTCGCCGTGGTGGTCCCGATGGAGCGCCGGGCCGAGGCGGCCGGCTGGATCGAGGGGCTGGGCGAGCGGGTGGTCGCGCTGGGCAGCCTGGAGGCCAAGGGCCTGGAGTACGACGCCACCGTGGTCGCCGATCCGACCGGCATCGCCGGCGAGTCGGAGGCCGGGCTGCGGGTCCTCTACGTCGCGCTGACCCGGGCCACCCAGCGCCTGACGGTGCTCTCGGGACCGGACGACCTGCCCGACACCGAGGGCGTCCCCGCGCTGCTGCGGTAG